One part of the Acidimicrobiia bacterium genome encodes these proteins:
- a CDS encoding acyl-CoA carboxylase subunit beta, which produces MSDRLSELAKRKEQALHAGSDRSVERQHSQGKMLARERIEFLLDPGSFHELDMLARHRAHDSGMLERPYTDGVVTGWGTIDGRKVFLFSQDFTVFGGALGEVFAEKIHKVMDLAIKVGAPLIGLNDGAGARIQEGPVSLASYGGIFHRNVQASGVIPQISVILGPCAGGAVYSPAMTDFIFMVKEHSHMFITGPEVVKTVTGEEVTLEELGGAMSHASKSGVATFVGDTEQIVLEEVRYLLSFLPSNNLDAPPAIAPSDHPHRETPELRELMPASPNIPYDMKSVIGAVVDDADYVEYFPHWAGSITCGFARLDGHPVGIVGNQPMVLAGVLDINSAEKAARFVRTCDAFNIPLITFVDVPGFLPGVDQEYGGIIRHGAKLLYAYCEATVPRIQMITRKAYGGAYVVMNSKSIGADLAFAWPSAELAVMGPQGAVEIVHRKELAAAENPAARRAELVEDYTEKFCNPYVAAERGFVDDVIDPAHTRIKLIAGLELLRSKREELPKRKHGNVPL; this is translated from the coding sequence ATGAGCGACCGTCTTTCCGAGTTGGCCAAGCGCAAGGAGCAGGCGTTACACGCCGGATCCGATCGCTCCGTTGAACGCCAACACAGCCAGGGCAAGATGCTCGCCCGAGAGCGGATCGAGTTCCTGCTCGACCCGGGTTCGTTCCACGAACTCGACATGCTGGCCCGGCACCGTGCTCACGACAGCGGCATGCTTGAGCGTCCCTACACCGACGGCGTGGTTACCGGTTGGGGCACGATCGACGGCCGTAAAGTGTTTCTCTTCAGCCAGGACTTCACCGTCTTCGGCGGCGCGCTGGGTGAGGTGTTCGCCGAAAAGATCCACAAAGTCATGGACCTCGCCATCAAGGTGGGTGCGCCCCTCATCGGGTTGAACGACGGCGCCGGAGCCCGTATTCAGGAAGGCCCGGTCTCCCTGGCCAGTTACGGCGGCATCTTCCACCGCAACGTGCAGGCGTCGGGCGTGATCCCCCAGATCAGTGTGATCCTCGGACCCTGCGCCGGCGGTGCGGTGTACTCCCCCGCCATGACCGACTTCATCTTCATGGTGAAGGAGCACTCACACATGTTCATCACCGGCCCTGAGGTGGTGAAGACCGTGACCGGCGAGGAGGTGACCCTCGAAGAACTCGGGGGCGCCATGTCCCACGCCTCGAAGTCGGGGGTCGCCACCTTCGTAGGCGACACCGAACAGATCGTCCTCGAAGAGGTGCGATACCTGCTCAGTTTCCTCCCCTCCAACAACCTCGACGCGCCGCCGGCGATCGCCCCCTCCGACCACCCCCATCGGGAGACTCCTGAACTCCGCGAGCTGATGCCCGCCAGTCCCAACATCCCCTACGACATGAAATCCGTGATCGGGGCCGTGGTGGACGACGCCGACTATGTCGAGTATTTCCCCCACTGGGCCGGTTCGATCACCTGTGGCTTCGCCCGTCTCGACGGCCACCCCGTGGGCATCGTGGGCAACCAACCGATGGTCCTAGCCGGCGTGCTGGACATCAACAGCGCTGAGAAAGCGGCCCGCTTCGTGCGCACCTGCGATGCCTTCAACATTCCCCTCATCACCTTCGTAGACGTGCCCGGATTCCTCCCTGGGGTCGACCAGGAGTACGGCGGCATCATTCGTCACGGCGCCAAACTCCTCTACGCCTACTGCGAAGCCACCGTGCCGCGCATCCAGATGATCACCCGCAAGGCCTATGGAGGCGCCTATGTGGTGATGAACTCGAAGTCCATCGGCGCCGACCTCGCCTTCGCCTGGCCGAGCGCCGAGTTGGCCGTGATGGGGCCGCAGGGGGCCGTGGAGATTGTGCACCGCAAGGAACTCGCCGCCGCCGAAAATCCCGCAGCCAGGCGAGCCGAACTCGTAGAGGATTACACCGAAAAGTTCTGCAACCCGTACGTGGCAGCAGAACGTGGGTTCGTCGACGACGTAATCGATCCCGCCCACACCCGTATCAAGCTCATCGCCGGCCTGGAACTGTTGCGCTCCAAGCGCGAGGAACTCCCGAAACGTAAGCACGGCAACGTTCCCCTGTGA